A region from the Mustela erminea isolate mMusErm1 chromosome 10, mMusErm1.Pri, whole genome shotgun sequence genome encodes:
- the LORICRIN gene encoding loricrin yields the protein MSHQKKQPTPLPPVGCGKTSGGGGGGGGGGGGGFGGCGGGGSGGCGGGSSGGCGGGGGGSSGGCGGGSGGSVKYYGGGGSSGCGGYSGGGGGGGGSGGCGGGSGGSVKYSGGGGSSGGGSGCFPSSGGGGSGCGGGSSGGGGGCFSSCGGGGSSGCSSGCYSGGGGGGGSSQEVQCQSYGSASSGGCGGGGSSGCGGGSSGGGGSSGCSGGGSSGGGSGYFSQQTTQGSCMPQQSYGGGSSGGSCGGGSSGGGGGCFPSCGGGSSGGGGGCFSSGGGGGGSGCGGGSSGGGGSSGGGKGVPICHQTQQKQAPTWPSK from the exons ATGTCTCACCAGAAAAAGCAGCCCACTCCTCTACCCCCAGTCGGCTGCGGGAAAACCTCAGGCGGAGGAGGCGGCGGAGGTGGCGGCGG CGGTGGCGGCttcggcggctgcggcggcggcggctccggcGGTTGCGGCGGCGGCAGCTCCGGCGgttgcggcggcggcggcggcggcagctccGGCGGTTGCGGCGGCGGCTCCGGCGGGAGCGTCAAGTACtacggcggcggcggcagctctGGCTGCGGAGGCTActctggcggcggcggcggcggaggcggctcCGGAGGCTGCGGAGGAGGTTCTGGTGGGAGTGTCAAGTACTCGGGGGGTGGTGGCTCCTCCGGGGGTGGCAGTGGCTGCTTCCCCAGCTCCGGAGGTGGCGGCTCGGGCTGCGGGGGTGGCTCCTCGGGGGGCGGCGGTGGCTGCTTCTCcagctgcggcggcggcggctcctccGGCTGCAGCAGTGGCTGCTactccggcggcggcggcggcggcggctcgaGCCAAGAGGTCCAGTGCCAGAGCTACGGAAGCGCCTCCAGCGGCGGCTGCGGGGGCGGCGGCAGTTCCGGCTGCGGCGGCGGCTCCTCTGGGGGCGGCGGCAGCTCAGGCTGCAGCGGCGGCGGCTCTTCCGGCGGCGGCTCCGGCTACTTCTCTCAGCAGACCACCCAGGGCTCGTGCATGCCTCAGCAGAGCTACGGAGGAGGATCCTCCGGAGGCAGCTGCGGCGGCGGCTCCTCTGGGGGAGGCGGTGGCTGCTTCCCCAGCTGCGGCGGCGGCTCCtccgggggtggtggtggctgcTTCTCCAGTGGtgggggcggcggcggctccgGCTGCGGCGGTGGCTCCTCCGGGGGCGGCGGTTCCTCCGGGGGTGGCAAGGGCGTCCCGATCTGCCACCAGACCCAGCAGAAGCAGGCGCCTAC